A section of the Homalodisca vitripennis isolate AUS2020 unplaced genomic scaffold, UT_GWSS_2.1 ScUCBcl_161;HRSCAF=1453, whole genome shotgun sequence genome encodes:
- the LOC124370407 gene encoding uncharacterized protein LOC124370407 encodes MVSLETTIRDAFLEGKQVVAVFFDLKKAYDTAWRRGIINTFQAWGVSGNMLAFIQGFMSDRTFQVRLGTNLSSTTNLENGVPQGSVLSCTLFAVAINGITACVRHPVRCSLFVDDFAVYVSARRLVTAERSLQLTIKRIEEWSRRTGFSFSTSKTQCITFSRLRNYLEPSLTLNRSRITSSRTVRFLGLTFDSRLTWIPHLKTLKAKCLQRLNMLRVLTGTKWGADRTCMLRFYKAFVRSCLDYGSQVYSSARPNALGMLDSIHHSAIRLATGAFRSSPTPSLLAEASEPMLDMRRKQLAINYFHSLKAKPENPAYEHVFENYLIEVYANRLNISAPFGLRAKALLPDLGIEEYQVSQCYQSDIPPWLVLSPEVDLSLHKYKKENTSNLVFTQAFRELLSARAPCDIIYTDGSRSENGTGCAFITASREYRFCLPSVASVYTAELTAILKALNIVCPRTRRLVICSDSLSSLQAIKDMYPKHVLVRDIRCAIHRLQVQNIQVVLVWVPGHAGIPGNELADKAAGSAHELPPFTAMVTGSDLKPMVKEKLRRVWGDSWSRTVCNKLRAIKHTVAPWGTAIRENRREEVVLCRLRIGHALLTHGYLMSRGDPPECARCGVALSVEHILVECRNYATLRRSCQLPASLFDLLGDDESVIVKLFEFLRRTSLISKI; translated from the coding sequence ATGGTTTCCCTTGAGACAACCATACGTGACGCATTCCTTGAGGGAAAGCAAGTAGTCGCTGTATTTTTTGACCTGAAAAAAGCATATGACACAGCGTGGCGGAGAGGCATCATTAACACTTTCCAGGCATGGGGAGTGAGTGGTAATATGCTGGCTTTCATTCAGGGGTTCATGTCTGACCGTACATTTCAGGTTAGACTAGGGACAAACCTATCCAGCACAACCAATCTGGAGAACGGGGTACCACAGGGAAGCGTTTTGAGCTGCACGTTATTCGCCGTCGCCATAAACGGCATAACGGCTTGTGTCCGCCATCCTgtacgctgttctttgtttgtggACGACTTCGCCGTTTACGTCTCTGCAAGAAGACTTGTTACGGCGGAGCGTTCCCTGCAGCTAACTATAAAGCGAATAGAGGAATGGAGTAGACGGACGGGATTTTCGTTCTCTACTTCCAAAACCCAATGTATAACATTCTCCAGACTAAGAAACTATTTAGAACCGTCACTTACTTTGAACAGATCCCGAATAACATCAAGTCGGACTGTGAGATTCTTGGGTCTTACATTTGATTCCCGACTTACATGGATCCCTCACTTAAAAACCCTTAAGGCAAAATGTCTACAAAGGCTAAATATGCTTCGAGTTCTTACTGGGACCAAGTGGGGCGCGGACAGGACATGTATGCTGCGTTTCTACAAAGCTTTTGTCCGTTCGTGCCTTGACTATGGTTctcaggtttattcttctgcccgGCCAAACGCGTTAGGAATGCTTGATTCGATTCACCACTCTGCGATCAGGTTGGCTACTGGAGCTTTTCGTTCAAGCCCTACACCTAGCTTATTAGCGGAGGCTAGTGAACCAATGCTGGATATGAGACGCAAGCAACTtgccataaattattttcactcccTTAAAGCCAAGCCCGAAAATCCGGCATATGAACACGTATTTGAAAATTACTTGATCGAAGTCTATGCTAATCGCCTTAACATCTCAGCTCCATTTGGACTAAGGGCTAAAGCGCTTCTCCCGGACCTTGGTATCGAGGAGTACCAAGTAAGCCAATGCTACCAGAGTGATATCCCTCCCTGGTTAGTATTAAGTCCCGAAGTTGACCTGTCACTTCACAAGTACAAGAAAGAAAACACTTCTAATTTAGTGTTCACGCAGGCTTTCCGGGAACTCCTGAGTGCTCGGGCACCTTGCGACATAATTTACACTGATGGATCTAGGTCTGAGAATGGCACCGGATGTGCGTTCATAACGGCGAGTCGTGAGTATAGATTCTGTCTGCCCTCTGTAGCGTCAGTCTACACGGCAGAACTGACCGCTATTTTGAAAGCATTGAACATCGTCTGCCCCAGGACCAGAAGGCTGGTCATCTGCTCCGACTCGCTTAGTAGTCTGCAAGCAATCAAGGACATGTATCCAAAACATGTCCTTGTGCGCGACATCCGATGTGCTATTCACAGACTTCAAGTCCAAAATATACAGGTTGTTCTGGTGTGGGTGCCCGGCCATGCGGGAATTCCCGGAAATGAGCTTGCCGACAAGGCTGCTGGGAGTGCTCATGAGCTTCCTCCTTTTACTGCTATGGTGACAGGGTCAGACCTAAAACCAATGGTGAAGGAGAAGTTAAGACGAGTTTGGGGTGATTCTTGGTCTCGGACGGTGTGCAACAAGCTGAGAGCCATAAAACACACAGTAGCTCCCTGGGGGACAGCCATCCGCGAGAACCGCAGAGAGGAAGTAGTGCTGTGTCGGTTGCGAATCGGTCACGCGCTGCTGACTCACGGGTACCTCATGAGCCGGGGGGATCCCCCGGAGTGTGCGCGTTGTGGAGTGGCTTTGAGTGTTGAGCATATTTTGGTCGAATGCCGTAATTATGCAACGCTAAGACGATCTTGTCAGCTCCCAGCAAGTCTATTCGATCTGTTGGGGGATGATGAGTCAGTCATTGTAAAGCTTTTTGAATTCTTAAGAAGAACGAGTCTTATCTCAAAGATTTGA